The Candidatus Delongbacteria bacterium genome contains a region encoding:
- a CDS encoding BatA domain-containing protein — MVFLNSALLAFLGALGLPVLVHLLTLRRRRAHALSTLRFLKEIENTRLKRVRLTRWLLLLVRVLFLLALILAFARPVLDAGAAFLPGAREPLSLLLLLDDSASSRLPSAAGRSVWESGRELALERLQGLEPRDRVWLLPLSDPGQSAGPLTPAAARQRLARWNPAWSAARLDAALEAALGILERDAPSRPQLLLLSDLRLEPTELGGRLPRTLTPLLGILPSRAAGAAPLKLELRSGLLRQDRPVSLTVELAGEGASEGLGLELAVEGETRLSRPVPAHGEERWRGREELEFRLPESGWLRGTLRVTGDPVDVDDELPFILHVPQRRRVLLLAGDPALEHVLAAALLPDERYGRGLELLRGGSELLRRVDPAAVDQLVLALGQPLDAQELRQVRELAARGVRLLLLPALAADPRLVDRQLRELALPGLAGLRESGAQPWRLERLDRGHEILASILEEGEAGEAVPVRRLLELETADPPGLARRTLAEAGGRPVLQTLERETGRTLWLATAPGAEWSGLAASGLLAPLLQQGLRWLDADERLPAVLECGVPGRWQPPRSARGRDWTLVRDGVVRRVRLDPLKGWLELPALAEPGHYEVQVDGRPAGWVAARLPAGETTHEVTPVARWTRPEAGGWRVLRESEVRGGGDAAAELSPWLLLAALLLLGVETWLARGRN; from the coding sequence ATGGTCTTCCTCAACAGCGCGCTGCTGGCCTTCCTGGGCGCCCTGGGACTGCCGGTCCTGGTGCACCTGCTCACCCTGCGCCGCCGCCGCGCGCACGCGCTCTCCACCCTGCGCTTCCTGAAGGAGATCGAGAACACGCGCCTGAAGCGCGTGCGGCTCACCCGCTGGCTGCTGCTGCTCGTGCGCGTGCTCTTCCTGCTGGCCTTGATCCTGGCCTTCGCGCGGCCGGTGCTGGACGCGGGCGCGGCCTTCCTGCCCGGCGCGCGCGAGCCGCTCAGCCTGCTGCTCCTCCTGGACGACAGCGCCTCCAGCCGTCTGCCTTCCGCCGCCGGCCGCAGCGTTTGGGAGAGCGGGCGCGAGCTGGCCCTCGAGCGCCTGCAGGGATTGGAGCCCCGCGACCGTGTCTGGCTGCTGCCCCTCTCGGATCCTGGCCAGAGCGCCGGCCCGCTGACGCCCGCCGCGGCCCGCCAGCGGCTGGCCCGCTGGAATCCCGCCTGGTCCGCCGCCCGGCTGGACGCGGCGCTGGAGGCAGCGCTGGGCATTCTCGAGCGCGACGCCCCAAGCCGGCCCCAACTGCTGCTGCTCAGCGACCTGCGGCTGGAGCCGACGGAGCTGGGCGGTCGCCTGCCGCGCACCCTCACACCCCTGCTGGGTATCCTGCCCTCCCGGGCGGCGGGAGCCGCGCCGCTGAAGCTCGAGCTGCGCTCGGGCCTCTTGCGCCAGGACCGACCGGTGAGTCTGACCGTCGAGTTGGCTGGCGAGGGAGCGAGTGAGGGGTTGGGCCTGGAGCTGGCGGTGGAGGGCGAGACCCGGCTCAGCCGTCCCGTGCCCGCCCACGGCGAGGAGCGCTGGCGCGGCCGCGAGGAGCTGGAGTTCCGCCTGCCGGAGTCCGGCTGGCTGCGCGGCACGCTGCGCGTGACGGGCGACCCCGTGGACGTGGACGACGAGCTGCCCTTCATCCTGCACGTGCCCCAACGCCGCCGCGTGCTGCTGCTGGCCGGGGATCCCGCCCTGGAGCACGTGCTGGCCGCGGCCCTCCTGCCCGACGAACGCTACGGCCGCGGGCTCGAGCTGCTCCGCGGCGGATCCGAGCTGCTGCGGCGGGTGGATCCCGCGGCGGTGGACCAGCTGGTGCTGGCGCTGGGCCAGCCGTTGGACGCGCAGGAGCTGCGCCAGGTGCGCGAACTGGCGGCGCGCGGCGTGCGCCTGCTCTTGTTGCCCGCGCTGGCCGCGGATCCGCGTCTGGTGGATCGCCAGCTGCGTGAACTGGCCCTACCCGGCCTGGCCGGCCTGCGCGAGTCCGGCGCCCAGCCCTGGCGCCTGGAGCGGCTGGACCGCGGACACGAGATCCTGGCCTCCATCCTGGAGGAGGGCGAGGCGGGCGAGGCCGTGCCCGTGCGCCGGCTGCTGGAGTTGGAGACTGCCGATCCGCCCGGCCTGGCGCGCCGCACGCTGGCCGAGGCCGGCGGTCGTCCGGTGCTCCAGACCCTGGAGCGCGAGACGGGCCGCACGCTCTGGCTGGCCACGGCGCCCGGCGCGGAGTGGTCCGGACTGGCGGCCAGCGGGCTGCTGGCTCCCTTGCTGCAGCAGGGCCTGCGCTGGCTGGACGCTGACGAGCGCCTGCCCGCCGTGCTCGAGTGCGGCGTGCCCGGCCGCTGGCAGCCGCCCCGCAGCGCCCGGGGCCGCGACTGGACGCTGGTCCGCGACGGCGTGGTGCGGCGCGTGCGGCTGGATCCGCTCAAGGGCTGGCTGGAGCTGCCGGCGCTGGCGGAGCCCGGCCACTACGAGGTGCAGGTGGACGGTCGCCCGGCGGGGTGGGTGGCGGCGCGCCTGCCGGCGGGGGAGACCACCCACGAGGTGACGCCCGTGGCGCGCTGGACCCGGCCCGAGGCCGGCGGCTGGCGCGTGTTGCGGGAGAGCGAGGTGCGGGGCGGCGGGGACGCGGCGGCGGAGTTGTCGCCCTGGCTGCTGCTGGCCGCGCTCCTGCTGCTGGGAGTGGAAACCTGGCTTGCCAGGGGAAGGAACTGA
- a CDS encoding phosphoglycerol geranylgeranyltransferase — protein MRLELGPVESWLREGMGRPRLLVLVDPDRLEPARLEALARLAPRAGVAAFLAGTSLLCRAGMGRQLARLKELSGLKVILFPGDAGQVVPEADAILFLSLISSRNPQYLIGEQVRSAPLLAASGLECLPTGYLLVESGTHTSAQFMSGSQPLPRLKADIAVAHALAARALGLRQLYLEAGSGARWPVPEEMIRSVRAAFDGPLLVGGGLREAADVACAARAGADLVVVGSRLESCPLEELETTLGQLTAALAGEVAP, from the coding sequence ATGAGGCTTGAGCTGGGGCCCGTGGAGAGCTGGCTGCGCGAAGGGATGGGCCGGCCGCGCCTGCTGGTGCTGGTGGATCCCGACCGGCTGGAGCCCGCGCGCCTGGAAGCCCTGGCGCGCCTGGCGCCGCGTGCGGGCGTGGCCGCCTTCCTGGCCGGCACCAGCCTGCTCTGCCGGGCCGGGATGGGCCGGCAACTGGCGCGCCTGAAAGAGCTCAGTGGGCTTAAGGTGATCCTCTTTCCCGGCGACGCCGGTCAGGTGGTGCCCGAGGCGGACGCCATCCTGTTCCTGAGCCTGATCTCCAGCCGCAATCCGCAGTACCTGATCGGCGAGCAGGTGCGCTCGGCGCCCCTGCTGGCGGCCTCCGGGTTGGAATGCCTGCCCACGGGCTACCTGCTGGTGGAGTCCGGCACGCACACCAGCGCCCAGTTCATGAGCGGCAGCCAGCCCCTGCCCCGGCTCAAGGCCGACATCGCCGTGGCCCACGCCCTGGCGGCCCGGGCACTGGGTCTGCGCCAGCTCTATCTGGAGGCGGGCAGCGGCGCCCGCTGGCCCGTGCCCGAGGAAATGATCCGCTCCGTGCGCGCGGCCTTCGACGGACCCTTGCTGGTGGGCGGCGGCCTGCGCGAGGCCGCGGATGTGGCCTGCGCGGCGCGGGCGGGGGCGGATCTGGTGGTGGTGGGCAGCCGGCTGGAGAGCTGCCCGCTGGAGGAATTGGAAACGACGCTCGGGCAGCTGACGGCCGCCCTGGCGGGAGAGGTCGCACCGTGA
- a CDS encoding Rid family detoxifying hydrolase → MKSTVNTPDAPAAIGPYSQGTICRSGCRLLFTAGQIPINPLTGEVAGDTVEVQAHQALENVRAIVEAAGGSLSSVLKVTIFMKNMQDYGKINKVYATYFGDQPPARSAVEVVRLPKDVLVEIEAVAELER, encoded by the coding sequence ATGAAATCCACGGTCAACACTCCCGACGCGCCCGCCGCCATCGGACCCTACAGCCAGGGCACCATCTGCCGCAGCGGCTGCCGCCTGCTCTTCACGGCGGGCCAGATTCCCATCAATCCACTCACCGGCGAGGTGGCGGGCGACACGGTGGAGGTCCAGGCCCACCAGGCGCTGGAGAACGTGCGCGCCATCGTCGAAGCCGCCGGCGGCTCGCTCAGCAGCGTGCTGAAGGTGACCATTTTCATGAAGAACATGCAGGACTACGGCAAGATCAACAAGGTCTACGCCACCTACTTCGGCGACCAGCCGCCGGCGCGCAGCGCGGTGGAGGTCGTCCGCCTGCCCAAGGACGTGCTGGTGGAGATCGAAGCCGTGGCCGAGCTGGAGCGCTGA
- the hflX gene encoding GTPase HflX: MRQSFDGPLRPGDTPGVERRERAIAVALILDASLREETLEHLDELIQLADTAGADVVDQVLQQRARPETATWIGKGKAEHLAAVADELQADLILTDDDLTPAQARNLEKLVKRPVVDRSGLILDIFARRARTRESRTQVELAQLKYLLPRLTRAWSHLERQRGGIGVRGPGETQLETDRRLVRTRIRQLEEELERIDRQRETRRKGREDLFRVALVGYTNVGKSTLLNRLTGADVLVENRLFATLDATVRRLALEDGTEVLLTDTVGFIRKLPHHLVASFRSTLREAADADLLLHVIDLAHPQMEAQIRAVRDVLQELGAGETPVLHVFNKVDLVEDPARMQRALALYAPAVLVSATQGLRLDQLLAGVEAYRAAGERRLWLLLPWARHGLSARLRSTMRVLEECSVEEGTRFLVAVPEADADAVLRPFLHEGCLIEEKG; encoded by the coding sequence ATGCGCCAAAGTTTTGACGGCCCGCTCCGGCCCGGGGACACGCCGGGCGTGGAACGGCGCGAGCGCGCCATCGCCGTGGCCCTGATCCTCGACGCCTCGCTGCGCGAGGAGACCCTCGAGCACCTGGACGAGCTGATCCAGCTGGCGGACACGGCGGGCGCCGACGTGGTGGACCAGGTGTTGCAGCAGCGCGCGCGACCCGAGACCGCCACCTGGATCGGCAAGGGCAAGGCCGAACACCTGGCCGCCGTGGCCGACGAGCTCCAGGCGGACCTGATTCTCACCGACGACGACTTGACGCCCGCCCAGGCCCGCAACCTCGAGAAGCTGGTCAAGCGCCCTGTGGTGGATCGCAGCGGCTTGATCCTGGACATTTTTGCCCGGCGCGCCCGCACGCGCGAGTCCCGCACGCAAGTGGAACTGGCGCAGCTGAAGTACCTGCTGCCGCGTCTCACCCGCGCCTGGTCGCACCTGGAGCGCCAGCGCGGCGGCATCGGCGTGCGCGGGCCGGGCGAGACCCAGCTGGAGACCGACCGCCGTCTGGTGCGCACGCGCATCCGGCAGCTGGAGGAGGAGCTGGAGCGCATCGACCGGCAGCGCGAGACCCGCCGCAAGGGCCGCGAGGATCTGTTCCGCGTGGCGTTGGTGGGGTACACCAACGTGGGCAAGTCCACTTTGCTCAACCGGCTCACCGGCGCCGACGTGCTGGTAGAGAACCGGCTCTTTGCCACCCTGGACGCCACTGTGCGCCGGCTGGCGCTGGAGGACGGCACCGAGGTTCTGCTCACCGACACGGTGGGCTTCATCCGCAAGCTGCCCCACCACCTGGTGGCCTCCTTCCGTTCCACGCTGCGCGAGGCGGCGGACGCCGACCTGCTGCTCCATGTGATCGATCTGGCCCATCCGCAGATGGAGGCGCAGATCCGCGCCGTGCGCGACGTGTTGCAGGAGCTGGGCGCGGGGGAGACTCCCGTCCTGCACGTCTTCAACAAGGTGGACCTGGTGGAGGACCCGGCGCGCATGCAGCGCGCGCTGGCGCTCTACGCGCCCGCCGTGCTGGTGAGCGCCACCCAGGGGCTGCGTCTGGACCAGCTGCTCGCGGGCGTGGAAGCCTACCGGGCGGCCGGCGAGCGCCGGCTCTGGCTGCTGCTGCCCTGGGCGCGGCACGGGTTGAGCGCGCGCCTGCGCTCCACCATGCGCGTGCTGGAAGAATGTTCCGTGGAGGAGGGAACGCGCTTTTTAGTGGCTGTTCCCGAGGCGGATGCGGACGCGGTGTTGCGCCCGTTTCTTCACGAAGGCTGTTTGATTGAAGAAAAGGGGTGA
- a CDS encoding fumarylacetoacetate hydrolase family protein has product MKICRYHTPKDPTPRWGQVEGEQVREWSLVDGEPSMGKGVSLHKVILQPPTDGGRIFGIGRNYAEHIQELNPGWSAPEPLVFMKPDSALLGAGQPLKLPAEIGRVDFEGELALVIGRGGRRIPEETALEHVLGVTCANDISARDLQQKDGQWIRAKGFDGFCPLGPWVLRGLDPGDLLLRTWRNDVLIQEARTSQMLHSPARLVAFLSSFCTLRPGDVILTGTPAGVGPIAVGDRLRVELEGVGVLETPVVADEGESDHEA; this is encoded by the coding sequence ATGAAAATCTGCCGCTATCACACGCCCAAGGATCCCACCCCGCGCTGGGGCCAGGTGGAGGGCGAGCAGGTCCGCGAGTGGAGCCTGGTGGACGGCGAACCCAGCATGGGCAAGGGCGTCTCCCTGCACAAGGTGATCCTGCAGCCGCCCACGGACGGCGGCCGCATCTTCGGGATCGGCCGCAACTACGCCGAGCACATCCAGGAGCTGAATCCGGGCTGGAGCGCGCCGGAGCCCCTGGTCTTCATGAAGCCCGACAGCGCCCTGCTGGGGGCCGGCCAACCCCTCAAGCTGCCTGCGGAGATCGGCCGGGTGGACTTCGAAGGTGAGCTGGCCCTGGTCATCGGGCGCGGCGGGCGGCGCATTCCCGAGGAGACGGCGCTGGAGCACGTGCTGGGCGTCACCTGCGCCAACGACATCAGCGCGCGCGATCTGCAGCAGAAGGACGGGCAGTGGATCCGCGCCAAGGGCTTCGACGGTTTCTGCCCGCTGGGACCCTGGGTCCTGCGCGGGCTGGACCCCGGCGACCTGCTGCTCCGCACGTGGCGCAACGACGTGCTGATACAGGAGGCCCGCACCTCGCAGATGCTCCATTCGCCGGCCCGGCTGGTGGCCTTTCTTTCCAGCTTCTGCACGCTGCGGCCCGGGGACGTGATCCTCACCGGCACGCCCGCCGGCGTGGGTCCCATCGCCGTGGGCGACCGCCTGCGCGTGGAACTAGAGGGCGTGGGCGTGCTGGAGACGCCCGTGGTGGCCGACGAGGGGGAGTCCGACCATGAGGCTTGA
- a CDS encoding SIS domain-containing protein, producing the protein MRERINAALEEGIRLRLWLRDEGADTLLAMAERGADCLRAGGKLLFAGNGGSAGDSQHLATEFVVRLSAARERPALAGLALTTDSSLLTACANDFSFEMIFQRQVEALGRPGDLLLALSTSGRSPNLLAAARRARELGLGVLGFLGGDGGPLAELCDLALLVPAKDSGRVQELHITAGHLLVELIEQRLYD; encoded by the coding sequence GTGAGGGAGCGGATCAACGCCGCGTTGGAGGAGGGGATCCGTCTCCGGCTCTGGCTGCGGGACGAAGGCGCGGACACGCTGCTGGCCATGGCCGAACGCGGGGCGGACTGTCTGCGCGCCGGGGGCAAGCTGCTCTTCGCCGGCAACGGCGGCAGCGCGGGGGACAGCCAGCACCTGGCCACGGAGTTCGTGGTGCGCCTGAGCGCGGCCCGGGAGCGGCCGGCGCTGGCGGGGCTGGCCCTCACCACCGACAGCTCGCTGCTGACGGCCTGCGCCAACGACTTCTCTTTCGAGATGATCTTCCAGCGCCAAGTGGAGGCCCTGGGCCGCCCGGGCGATCTGCTGCTGGCCCTGAGCACCAGCGGACGCTCGCCCAATCTGCTGGCCGCGGCGCGCCGGGCGCGCGAGCTGGGCCTGGGCGTGCTGGGCTTCCTGGGCGGTGACGGCGGGCCCCTGGCCGAACTCTGCGATCTGGCGCTGCTGGTGCCCGCCAAGGATTCGGGCCGCGTGCAGGAGCTGCACATCACGGCCGGCCACCTGCTGGTGGAACTGATCGAACAGCGGCTGTACGACTGA